Genomic DNA from Chitinispirillales bacterium ANBcel5:
TTTTGATAAGGTAAACCACGACTGGCTGATTACATTTATGCGACAGCGGGTAGGCGATATGCGAATATTGCGTATGGTCCAACGGATGTTAAAGTCCGGTATCATGGAAGAGGGGCTGACTAAAGTTACTAAAGAAGGTACACCGCAGGGTTCGATTCTTTCTCCGCTGTTGAGTAATATATACCTGCATTATGTTCTGGATCTGTGGTTCAGACTTCAAGTACGGAAAACATGCAGAGGTGAAGCATACTACTTTAGGTTTGCGGATGACTTTATTGCATGTTTCCAATACAAAAGCGATGCGGAAAAGTTTCGTCAGGAACTGGAAAGAAGACTGGAGAAATTCGGTCTTCAAATAGCCGAAGACAAAACACGATGTATCGAATTTGGCAGGTTTGCACGAGACAATGCTAACGGGAAAGGAAAGAAACCCGAAGAGTTTACTTTTCTTGGGTTTACCTTTTACTGCGGAAAAACCAGACATGGCAAATTCAAAGTAAAACGGAAAACCGCACGAAAGAAACTTATACTCTCATTGAAAAAGTTCACTGAATGGGTTGAGGACGAATACTGGCGCAAGCCTAAGATAAAACTTATCAAAGAGGCAAAACGCATAGTACAGGGGCATATAAACTATTATGGTATAACAGACAATTCACATAGTTGCAGTGTATATGTATCCCAAGTTGAACGCAAACTGCTGAAATGGCTTAACCGCAAGAGCCAAAGAAAAGCATATGTGTGGCAAGGGTATAAAGATGTATTGAAACATGTTCGCTGGCCGAAAGTGAAAATCCGAGTTAATTTAGATCCGTTTGGTACAATAGCGGCGACTTTTTGAATGACGATACGAGGAGCCGTGTGTGGGAAATCCGCTTGTACGGTTCTGAGAGGGGTTAGGCAGGTAACTGCCTTTCCTACTCGACCAAAGGGCGCAGAGGTAAACGCTTCGCGTTTAGAAATTCCGCAATTCATTCAGTTGTGATCAAGACATTATCCAGGGTAATTGCGGAGCGATTACCCTTAACCCTAGTTCATTTTATCCTATTTTGGATAAGAGTGATTAAATGTTTTTGTAAAAGTGCACTTTCATAGTAAACTTATTTTTACCGTACCACTCCAAACCTCTCTCTGAACCGCACGCTTTCTCCCTGTTGGGTAGTGAAAACGGCTATTACCATGTATGATCCGGGGGCTAATGGCTTTCCGTTTCTGCCCACAAGGTTGTAGGTAAGTGAGCTTGTCCACTCCGCAAGGGGTAGTTCGCTGTTGTAGCGCCGGGCTTTGGTCTCTTTAACCAGATTACCGGATGCATCGTAGATAGAAAACGCGGCGCTTGTGTAGTTAAGTCTGCGGGTGTAAAAAGAGATGCTTTCGCTACGGTTTACGGGGTTGGGAGCAACCGCAAACTCTGGTTTGGTAACAGCTGGCGTTTGGGGATTAAGTGTTGATGCGATGAAATTTTCATTGGCAGGAAACGATCCTGGTTTTCTGGTGACACTGGTGTATCTGGCAATTCTTAGCCTTGCTCCATCGGTGGCTCCGGTGGTCTCCAATGTTGCTCTGAGGGTGAGGAATTCATTTATAGTACCATTGGTAACTTCAGCAGTGAAGTGTGCCGCTCCGGTGTGATCAGTAACAGTATTCGCAGGGCCGCTTATATCACCGATTTCGGGATTAAGGCTCTCGATTGTAACCGGTGCTTCAACGTTAACAGGGTTTGAAAATTTATCAAATACTCTGAGACGTAGCTCATAGGGGTAAACAGCGCAGATTAATGTAGTATCATCGGAAACGCTGGTTGATGGTGGATTTTCAAACACCACATTATCGGGATCTCCGGGTTCTACCACCACCTTGTTAGTACCGAAAATGGGTATCAGTCTGTACTCGTCCATCCAGGCGGCTGTAGCCGAAATATATTCTGAACCACCAGGTGGGACTGTGGTAAACACCACCTCTTGTTGAGTCTCAATTTCAATGTCTGAAATTATAAGCATATCCTTTGGTTCTTCCCCATCATCAGGCCATCGGTAAAGGTTATGGCCGGAATTAAGAGAGACAGCAATATCGGTAAGAGTTTTTGAAAATTCTATCCCACCTGGTCCTATTGGCGCAAGCTTCAACACATACCGCTCACCAGCAAAGGCTGTATCTACTGCATCACCATCAAAATCATTTAATATTTGAACATCAAAACTATACACTTCTCTATAGGGAAATGTTGTTACATCAGTGGTCACAATCTGACCATCAGGACCTTCACCCTCGATAATCATTTCTAAGAAAGTATATGCACCTTCACTCTGTACAGGGATAGTTAAAACAGGGAATGTTAGGGAATTAATACCACTTTCTAGCGGTGTTGAAGGAGGGTTTATATCTATAATATCTGCTGTCTCTATTACCGGTGCATTACTTCCAAATGAATCTTCATCAAGATTCACATCTTTTAACAATCTAAGATGTCTGATTCTGGGGTTACTAAATTCAGGTGGAATATTAAGGTCAAATTGAAGTGTTGCCATACTGTTGTGATCTATTCCAACAGAAGACAAAGGAGTGATTTTTCCGAAAACAGTGTGTAAAGGCCCCGATTGTACTGCTCCTATATCAACGATACTTCCATTATCATTAACAATCCCGGCTTCCGGCCACCCACCTTCTTTAATGATTGAGTCTACCACAGGATGTTCCCAGTCCGGTACGAGAAAATCAGGGTGAGTGGGATCATCGGTATTAAGAAAGTAGTTTTGGATTTCAAGCCAACGGATGTTTGCTGATGCAGGGAAAGCTTGCCCTTCAGGTGCATCAATTAAAGCTCCCGGTGAGATAAATTGGTCTGTGTCTACCGTGACTTTAGAGCTGTCATCACATTGAAATATAAACTGAGCTCCTCTTTGTGGAGTATCCATTCCAGATAGTACATTCACGGAAGTATATACCTCTACATTCTTCCCGGTTGTAACGCAACCAGATGGAGGATCGATAAAACGCTGATCCCTGTCTGGTTCCTGCCACTGTGAGGCATAGATGCTGTGTTTCATTCGGCTTGGAAAGAGAGGGTTCATGATTACCTGAGGGTTTCTAAAGGCTCCGTTATATCCCTGGTCCCACAGGTGCTTGGGTCTGCTGTATATATTGTTAAAGATCAGATGCTGTGTGCCTGAGCGCCGCAGTCCTGCAAAAATCGTATAGTTATTATGAAAAGTATTGTTGTAAACTGCAAGAGGAGAACGGTTGTGATCTCTGGTTACAATAGCCCCTCCGGTTTGGTTTTCGCCACCGGGAAGTGTTACCACGTGAGTGGCAAAATCTATACTTTGATGATAGTTGTTATAAATGAGATTAAACCGTATCGTTGATCCAAAATCCCACATCGATTCGGTAAATATACCCCAGGAATTACCATGTATGCGGTTTTGTTCAATCAGATGATTTCCGCATATTCCAAAAGTCTGTCTTGGTATAATTGTTTCTGGTTCGACTGGAGGTATTCTGGGATAATATTTTACAAATGCTCCATACTTGTTACCATCATTTATGTAAATTCCAAAGTAGGCGTTTTTGAATTCTGAATTACGAACCACCGTGTTACCTGACTTCCAAAGGCAAAGCGCTGCATTCCCATGAAACAGGGGTGTATCTGATTCCCAGACATCTGAGTATGCAAAAGGCATAGCACCGCCACCGTCCACAATTATTCCATCAATGGTGACATTTCTGGCCCTGAGCACACGAAGAGCCCCGTTTCGATCATAGTTTATCATAGCGGTATCCTGTGCTTCTGTGCTGTTCATTGGATGAACGTTTTCGGTATCCTGCCACAGTATAACCGGTCTGTTTGAGGAGGTGGGGTTGGAAGAGGTAAGGGTCAGCCCGTGATGGGTACTGTCTATTGTTACCTGTTCTTCATATACCTCATTATCTAAGATTTCTATAACGTGGCCTGGTCCTGCAGCCTCTAAGGCAGCAGAGATAGTAGTAAACATTCCCTCGCCACCCTGAGCCACAGTTAACCTTGTTTGAGCATAGGCGAAGCACACTGTTAGTAGTAGCATCAGGATAAAAGCCTTTATGAGTGTCATTTAACCTGCTCCTTTATATGATGGGGTAAAAGTGCACTTTTATATTTTCAACTTATTTTACCGTACCACTCCAAACGTCTCTCTGAACCGCACGCTTTCTCCCTGTTCGGTAGTGAAAACGGCTATTACCATGTATGATCCGGGGGCTAATGGTCTTCCGTTTCTGCCCACAAGATCGTAGGTAAGTGAGCTTGTCCACTCCGCAAGGGGAAGTTCGTTGTTGTAGCGCCGGGCTTTGGTCTCTTTAACCAGATTACCGGATGCATCGTAGATAGAAAACGCGGCGCTTGTGTAGTTAAGCCTGCGGGTGTAAAAAGAGATGCTTTCGTTGCGGTTAACGGGGTTTGGGGCAACCGCAAACTCTGGTTTGGTAACAGCTGGCGTTTGGGGATTAAGAGGTGATGCGATGAAATTTTCGGCTGGGGGAAACGATCCGGGTTTTCTGGTGACACTGGTGTATCTGCCAATTCTTAATCGTCCTTCATCGGTGGCTCCGTTAGCTTCCAATGTTGCCCTCAGTGTGAAAATATCATTCATAGTGCCATTGGTAACTTCAGCGTTGAAAAATGCCGCACCGGTG
This window encodes:
- a CDS encoding reverse transcriptase domain-containing protein; the protein is FDKVNHDWLITFMRQRVGDMRILRMVQRMLKSGIMEEGLTKVTKEGTPQGSILSPLLSNIYLHYVLDLWFRLQVRKTCRGEAYYFRFADDFIACFQYKSDAEKFRQELERRLEKFGLQIAEDKTRCIEFGRFARDNANGKGKKPEEFTFLGFTFYCGKTRHGKFKVKRKTARKKLILSLKKFTEWVEDEYWRKPKIKLIKEAKRIVQGHINYYGITDNSHSCSVYVSQVERKLLKWLNRKSQRKAYVWQGYKDVLKHVRWPKVKIRVNLDPFGTIAATF
- a CDS encoding right-handed parallel beta-helix repeat-containing protein — translated: MTLIKAFILMLLLTVCFAYAQTRLTVAQGGEGMFTTISAALEAAGPGHVIEILDNEVYEEQVTIDSTHHGLTLTSSNPTSSNRPVILWQDTENVHPMNSTEAQDTAMINYDRNGALRVLRARNVTIDGIIVDGGGAMPFAYSDVWESDTPLFHGNAALCLWKSGNTVVRNSEFKNAYFGIYINDGNKYGAFVKYYPRIPPVEPETIIPRQTFGICGNHLIEQNRIHGNSWGIFTESMWDFGSTIRFNLIYNNYHQSIDFATHVVTLPGGENQTGGAIVTRDHNRSPLAVYNNTFHNNYTIFAGLRRSGTQHLIFNNIYSRPKHLWDQGYNGAFRNPQVIMNPLFPSRMKHSIYASQWQEPDRDQRFIDPPSGCVTTGKNVEVYTSVNVLSGMDTPQRGAQFIFQCDDSSKVTVDTDQFISPGALIDAPEGQAFPASANIRWLEIQNYFLNTDDPTHPDFLVPDWEHPVVDSIIKEGGWPEAGIVNDNGSIVDIGAVQSGPLHTVFGKITPLSSVGIDHNSMATLQFDLNIPPEFSNPRIRHLRLLKDVNLDEDSFGSNAPVIETADIIDINPPSTPLESGINSLTFPVLTIPVQSEGAYTFLEMIIEGEGPDGQIVTTDVTTFPYREVYSFDVQILNDFDGDAVDTAFAGERYVLKLAPIGPGGIEFSKTLTDIAVSLNSGHNLYRWPDDGEEPKDMLIISDIEIETQQEVVFTTVPPGGSEYISATAAWMDEYRLIPIFGTNKVVVEPGDPDNVVFENPPSTSVSDDTTLICAVYPYELRLRVFDKFSNPVNVEAPVTIESLNPEIGDISGPANTVTDHTGAAHFTAEVTNGTINEFLTLRATLETTGATDGARLRIARYTSVTRKPGSFPANENFIASTLNPQTPAVTKPEFAVAPNPVNRSESISFYTRRLNYTSAAFSIYDASGNLVKETKARRYNSELPLAEWTSSLTYNLVGRNGKPLAPGSYMVIAVFTTQQGESVRFRERFGVVR